The following proteins are co-located in the Phocoena phocoena chromosome 1, mPhoPho1.1, whole genome shotgun sequence genome:
- the SMPDL3B gene encoding acid sphingomyelinase-like phosphodiesterase 3b yields the protein MAPMRRAPRMRLPELLIFLAHWGVTKAGQGKFWHVSDLHLDPDYKVSEDPLQVCPSAGSQPVPSAGPWGNYLCDSPWILINSSIYAMKEIEPEPDFILWTGDDTPHVPNENLGEAAVLQIVENLTELIREAFPDTKVYAALGNHDFHPKNQFPAGSNNIYNRVAELWRPWLSNESIAVFKEGAFYSEKLPGPSAAGRIVVLNTNLYYSNNEQTAGMADPGQQFQWLDDVLTNASQAGEMVYIIGHVPPGFFEKTRNKAWFREGPNQEYLKVVRKHHRVIAGQFFGHHHTDSFRMFYDDAGAPISVMFLTPGVTPWKTTLPGVVNGANNPAIRMFEYDRATLSLQDMVTYFLNLSQANAQGAPRWELEYQVTKAYGVPDAGARSMHAALGRIASDQGALQRYYVYNSVSYDTLACDEACQAEHVCALREVAFDGYAACLRAPGVAPAPRLALLLVALLGLRTLLVP from the exons GGAAGTTCTGGCACGTCTCTGACCTGCACCTTGACCCGGACTACAAGGTGTCTGAAGACCCCCTCCAGGTGTGCCCATCCGCTGGCTCCCAGCCGGTGCCCAGTGCGGGCCCCTGGGGCAACTACCTCTGCGATTCTCCCTGGATCCTCATCAACTCCTCTATCTACGCCATGAAGGAGATCGAGCCAGAGCCAGATTTCATCCTCTGGACTGG TGATGACACGCCCCACGTGCCCAACGAGAACCTGGGAGAGGCGGCCGTGCTGCAAATTGTGGAGAACCTGACCGAGCTCATCAGAGAGGCCTTTCCAG aTACTAAAGTCTATGCGGCTTTGGGAAATCATGACTTTCACCCCAAAAACCAGTTCCCGGCCGGAAGCAACAATATCTACAATCGGGTAGCAGAGCTGTGGCGACCCTGGCTCAGTAACGAATCCATCGCTGTCTTCAAAGAAG GTGCCTTCTATTCTGAGAAACTGCCGGGGCCAAGCGCGGCTGGGCGAATCGTGGTCCTCAACACCAATCTGTACTATAGCAACAACGAGCAGACGGCCGGCATGGCCGACCCTGGCCAGCAGTTCCAGTGGCTGGACGATGTGCTGACCAATGCGTCCCAAGCTGGGGAAATG GTGTACATTATCGGCCACGTGCCCCcggggttctttgagaagacgcGGAACAAAGCGTGGTTCCGGGAGGGCCCCAACCAGGAGTACCTTAAAGTGGTCCGGAAGCATCATCGAGTCATCGCAGGGCAGTTCTTCGGGCACCACCACACTGACAGCTTTCGGATGTTCTATGATGATGCAG GTGCCCCCATCAGTGTCATGTTCCTTACACCTGGGGTCACCCCGTGGAAAACCACGTTACCTGGAGTGGTCAACGGAGCCAACAATCCAGCCATCCGGATGTTTGAATACGACCGAGCCACACTGAGCCTGCAG GACATGGTGACCTACTTCTTGAACCTGAGCCAGGCGAACGCGCAGGGGGCGCCGCGCTGGGAGCTCGAGTACCAGGTGACCAAGGCCTACGGCGTGCCCGACGCAGGCGCCCGCTCTATGCACGCGGCGCTGGGCCGCATCGCCAGCGACCAGGGCGCGCTGCAGCGCTACTACGTCTACAACTCGGTCAGTTACGACACGCTGGCCTGCGACGAGGCTTGCCAAGCTGAGCACGTGTGCGCGCTGCGCGAAGTGGCCTTCGACGGGTATGCCGCCTGCCTGCGCGCCCCCGGCGTCGCGCCCGCGCCCCGCCTCGCGCTCCTGCTGGTGgcgctgctgggcctgcgcacgCTGCTTGTGCCGTGA
- the XKR8 gene encoding XK-related protein 8: MPWSPRAALFWDLVLGVLGTLAFLIDLGADLWAASQYVLSGRYLWAALVLALLGLSSVALQLFSWVWLRADLSSPHAPKPPGHCLALLHVLQLGYLYRCLQGLRQGLLVWRQEVPTQFDLAYADFLSLDVSMLRLFETFLEMTPQLTLVLAITLQSGSAEYYQWVSICTSFVGISWALLDYHRALRTCLPSKPLLGLGASVIYFLWNLLLLWPRVLVVALFSALFPRYVALHFLGLWLVLLFWVWLQGTDFMPDPCSEWLYRATVATILYFSWFNVAEGRTRGRATIHLAFLLNDSLLLVVAWVTQSTWLPSGCLLQRLLPTAGACFLLGLALRLVYYRWLHPSCRWEPDQVDGTWGLHSLEGRQLPQNRRMAHLAKNFFPKGRDEAALPWKGEVNGVL; this comes from the exons ATGCCCTGGTCGCCACGCGCCGCTCTCTTCTGGGACCTGGTCCTGGGCGTACTGGGCACCCTCGCCTTCCTGATCGACCTGGGCGCCGACCTGTGGGCCGCGAGCCAGTATGTGCTCAGCGGTCGCTACCTGTGGGCCGCGCTAGTGCTGGCGCTGTTGGGCCTCTCCTCAGTCGCGCTGCAGCTCTTCAGCTGGGTCTGGCTGCGCGCCGACCTCTCCAGCCCGCACGCGCCGAAGCCCCCAGGCCACTGCCTGGCGCTGTTGCATGTCCTGCAGCTGGGCTACCTATACAG GTGCCTGCAGGGGCTGCGGCAGGGGCTGCTGGTGTGGCGGCAGGAGGTGCCTACCCAGTTCGACTTGGCCTATGCCGACTTCCTCTCCCTGGACGTCAGCATGCTACGGCTCTTTGAGACCTTCCTGGAGATGACACCGCAGCTCACGCTGGTGCTGGCCATCACGCTGCAGAGCGGCAGTGCCGAGTACTACCAGT GGGTCAGCATCTGCACGTCCTTTGTGGGTATCTCGTGGGCACTGCTCGACTACCACCGGGCCCTGCGCACCTGCCTCCCCTCCAAGCCCCTCCTGGGGCTGGGTGCCTCCGTGATCTACTTCCTGTGGAACCTGCTGCTGCTGTGGCCCCGAGTCCTGGTCGTGGCCCTGTTCTCAGCCCTCTTCCCCCGCTATGTGGCCCTGCACTTCCTGGGCCTGTGGCTGGTGTTGCTGTTCTGGGTGTGGCTTCAGGGCACGGACTTTATGCCAGATCCCTGCTCCGAGTGGCTGTACCGGGCGACGGTGGCCACCATCCTTTATTTCTCCTGGTTCAATGTGGCTGAGGGCCGAACCCGAGGCCGTGCTACCATCCACCTGGCGTTCCTCCTGAATGATAGCCTTCTGCTGGTGGTCGCCTGGGTGACCCAGAGCACCTGGCTGCCCAGCGGGTGCCTGCTACAGAGGCTGCTGCCTACGGCCGGCGCCTGCTTCCTCCTGGGGCTGGCTCTGCGGCTGGTCTACTACCGCTGGCTGCACCCCAGCTGCCGCTGGGAGCCTGACCAGGTGGACGGGACCTGGGGTCTGCACTCCCTCGAGGGGCGTCAGCTGCCTCAGAACAGGCGCATGGCCCATTTGGCTAAGAACTTTTTCCCCAAAGGTAGGGATGAGGCTGCTTTGCCATGGAAGGGAGAGGTGAATGGTGTCCTTTGA